In a single window of the Bacillus clarus genome:
- a CDS encoding exosporium leader peptide-containing protein encodes MNSYEILHSAALDPSSIGPTLSPIPPFQLPTGPTGSTGNTGPTGNTGPIGNTGPIGNTGPIGNTGPTGDTGATGPGAIESAFRANKDVTQFMTAGTPIIVSFTEVLFDFNGEYNGVDTFVPKQDGVYQINSNVVFAPNGLTGYSIRFDLLVNGITVAMDTRDTASTVTVTVATIYGLSQGDTVNIRISSSINGAATLFFNQQAASFSAARLPFTSPIP; translated from the coding sequence TTGAATTCATACGAAATTTTACATAGTGCCGCACTGGATCCAAGTTCGATCGGTCCCACATTATCACCCATTCCACCATTCCAACTACCAACAGGTCCAACAGGCTCCACCGGTAATACAGGACCTACCGGCAATACAGGACCTATCGGCAATACAGGACCTATCGGCAATACAGGACCTATCGGCAATACAGGACCGACTGGTGACACTGGAGCTACTGGGCCAGGAGCTATAGAATCTGCGTTTAGAGCAAATAAAGATGTTACTCAATTTATGACTGCTGGTACACCTATAATTGTAAGTTTCACTGAAGTACTATTCGACTTTAACGGTGAATACAACGGTGTTGACACATTTGTGCCCAAACAGGATGGGGTATACCAAATTAATTCAAATGTTGTTTTTGCACCTAACGGTTTAACAGGATATTCCATTAGATTTGATTTATTGGTTAACGGTATAACAGTTGCTATGGATACAAGAGATACTGCTAGTACGGTTACTGTTACTGTGGCCACCATTTATGGATTAAGCCAAGGAGATACTGTAAACATCCGTATTTCTTCCTCTATAAATGGAGCCGCCACATTGTTCTTTAACCAACAAGCAGCTAGTTTTTCTGCAGCAAGATTACCTTTTACAAGTCCTATACCTTAA